GCCCGCCGGCCCCGTGCTGGTGGCCGAGCAACTGCCCGCGAGCCATCCGGTGAAGAAATCGGCCCTGGCCTATGTCACGGCCTACGAGGGGGCGAACGGCAAGAACACGGTGTCGACCTTCGGCGCACATGCGTGGGACGCAGGCCTCTTGATGACCTCGGCCGTGCCGGTTGCGCTCAAGAAGGCCCAGCCCGGCACGCCCGAGTTCCGCGCCGCGCTGCGCGACGCGCTCGAGCAGGTCAAGGAAGTGTCGGGCGCACACGGTGTCTTCAACATGACGGCCAACGACCACCTGGGCCTGGACCAGCGTGCGCGCGTGATGGTCAAGATCGAGAACGGCGCCTGGAAGTACCAGCCCTGAACCGTCCCGCGCCTCCCCTTCGAGGGGAGGCGCACTACAAGCCTGGCTGCAACACAAGCGCCGGACACTGATTCGACACACGGGCCAGGCCCGAAGGTATTTCTATGGATCTGCAGATCGCCCTGCTCCTGGGGCAGGACGGCATCGTGAACGGTGCCGTCTACGGATTGATGGCGCTCGCCCTGGTGCTGGTGTTCTCCGTCACGCGCGTCATCTTCATCCCCCAGGGCGAGTTCGTCGCCTTCGGCGCGCTCTCGATGGCCGTGCTGCAGACCGGCCGCGTGCCGGCCACGCTGTGGCTGCTGGTGGCACTGGCGGCCATGGTGCTGGTGGTCGAGGCCTGGCGCTGGAAGCGCGGCACGGTGGTGGACTGGGGCTCGGCGCTCACCTGGTGCGTGGCACTGCCGGCGCTGGCCTCCGTGCTCGTGCTCTGGCTCAAGCCGACCTCGATGGCGGCCCAGGCCCTCACCACGCTGGTGCTGATCGCGCCCCTCGGCCCGCTGCTCTATCGCCTTGCCTACCGGCCGCTGGCCGATGCCAGCGTGCTCATGCTGCTGATCGTCTCGGTGGCGCTGCATGGCGTGCTGGTGGGCCTGGGCCTGCTGTTCTTCGGTGCCGAGGGCTACCGCACCACCGCGTTCTCTGAAGAGCGGCTCGACATCGGCGGCATTCCGGTCAGCGGTCAGTCGCTGGTGGTGGTGGGCATCACGCTGGCGCTGGTGATCGCGATGTTCTTTTTCTTCGGCCGCTCGATGGTCGGCAAGGCGCTGCGGGCCACCGCCATCAACCGCGTGGGCGCGCGGCTCTCTGGCATTCCGACGGAGCTGTCCGGCGACCTGAGCTTCGCGCTCGCGGCGCTCATCGGCGCGGTCTCCGGCCTTCTCATTGCGCCGCTCACCACGGTGTACTACGACACCGGCTTCCTGATCGGCCTCAAAGGCTTCGTCGCCGCCATCGTGGGCGGGCTCGCGAGCTATCCGCTGGCGCTCGCGGGCGCAATCCTGGTCGGGCAGCTCGAGGCCTTTGCCTCGTTCTGGGCCAGCCCGTTCAAGGAGGTGCTGGTCTTCACGCTGATCATCCCCGTGCTGTGGTGGCGTTCGCTGCACAGCCACCACGTGGAGGACGAGGAATGAGCGCGCCTTCCAATCCCATCGAGGCCAGCGCACTGCCGTCGGGCAAGCCGCTGGCCACGCCGCGCCAGCTCACGCTCGTGCTCGTCGTGCTGCTGGCGCTGTCCTGGGGCTTCCTGCCCGAGTTCACGGTGTCGGTGCTCAGCAACATCGGCCTCTATGCGCTGGTCGCGGCCGGGCTCGTCATGCTGACCGGCGTGGGCGGCATGACCTCGTTCGGCCAGGCCGCCTTCGTCGGCGTGGGCTCCTACGCCACCGCATGGATCTGCACATCGCCCGCGGCCACGGCGTGGCTGGGCGGCCTCTTCGGACCGGCACTCCTGCCATGGGCGGGATTGCTGCTCGGCCTGCTGCTGACTTTCGCGCTCGCATGGGCGCTGGGCGCCGTCACGCTCAAGCTGCAGGGCCACTACCTGCCGCTGTGCACGATCGCCTGGGGCCTGAGCCTGTACTACCTGTTCGGCAACATGGACTTCCTCGGCGGCCAGACAGGCATCACCGGGGTGCCGCCCATCGTCATCGCGGGCTTTTCGCTCGCGACACCGCGCGCACTGGGCGTGGTGATCTGGACCGTGCTGCTGCTCGCGCTCTGGGCCCTGCACAACCTGCTCGATTCGCGCGAAGGCCGCGCCATCCGCGCGCTCAAGGGCGGGCGGCTCATGGCCGAATCGATGGGCGTGGACACCGCGCGCCACCGCGTGAAGCTCTTCGTGCTGGCTGCCCTGATGGCGGCGGTGTCCGGCTGGCTCTATGCGCATCTGCAGCGCTTCGTGAACCCGACGCCCTTCAACCTGAACATCGGCATCGAGCTGCTGTTCATGGCCGTGGTGGGCGGCGCGGGCCACCTGTGGGGCGCGGTGCTGGGCGCCGCGCTCATCACGCTGCTGAAGGAAAAGCTGCAGGACGTGCTGCCTTCGTTGCTGGGCAGCAGCGGCAACTTCGAAGTGATCGTGTTCGGCCTGCTCATGCTCTTCGTGCTGCAGCGTTTCGCGGAGGGGCTCTGGCCCACGCTGGCTCGCATCGCGGCCCGCTGGGTGCGGCCGCACGCCGCTGCCGACGACGGCACCGCGCGGCCTGCCGCGTCCACCGTGCGGCTTGCGCATCGCGAGCTGCCCGCCAAGGGCGAGGTGCTGCTGCAGGCGACCCGCGTCAGCAAGCGCTTCGGCGGCCTCGTGGCCAACAACGAGATCTCGATGACGCTGAAGGCCGGCGAGATCCATGCGCTCATCGGACCGAATGGCGCGGGCAAGAGCACCTTCTTCAACATGATCTCGGGCGTGGACGACCCGAGCGCGGGCGAGGTGCGGCTTGCGGACCAGGCGATGACGGGCAAGCCTTCGCGCGTGTTCGCCGCGCTCGGCCTCGGGCGCACCTTCCAGCATGTTCGCCTGCTCGGGCAGCGCAGCGTGGCCGAGAACGTCGCGCTCGGCGCGCACCTGCGCGCCAGGCGCGGCTGGCTCGCGGCCATGCTCCGGCTGGACCGCGGGGAGGAAGCGGCACTGATGGCCGAAGCCCGCCGCCAGATCGAGCGCTGCGGCCTGGGTGCGCAGGCCGATACGCCGGCCGCATCGCTCTCGCTGGGCCAGCAGCGCGTGGTCGAGATCGCGCGCGCGCTGGCCGGCCAGCCTTCGGTGTTGCTGCTCGACGAGCCCGCCGCGGGCCTTCGGCACCTGGAGAAGCGCGCGCTCTCCGTGCTGCTGGGGCAGCTGCGCGCCGAAGGCCTCGGCATTCTCGTGGTGGAGCACGACATGGAATTCGTCATGAACCTGGCGGACCGCATCACGGTGCTCGAGTTCGGCACCGTGATTGCCACCGGAACCCCGGCCGAAGTGCAGGCCAACCCGCGCGTGCTCGAAGCCTACCTGGGCGGCGCCGACGACGAGCTGCTGGAGGAGACGCGATGAGCGCCGCGCCGGGCCGCCCCAAGCTAGCTCGAACCGCAGCCGAAGGCGAAGGTAATTCAATGTCCGTCCCCGTTCTCCAGCTCGACGGCTTCAGCGTCGCCTACCGCACCGTGGAGGCGGTGCACAGCGTGCGGCTGCATGTAAACGAAGGCGAGATCGTCACGGTCATCGGCCCCAACGGCGCCGGCAAGACCACGCTGCTGTGCGCGGCGATGGGGCTGCTGCCTTCCAGCGGCAGCCTGTCGCTGCATGGCGAACGCATCGCACGTCCCGGTGTCGAGACCATGGTGGCGCGCGGCGTGGCGCTGGTGCCCGAGCGGCGCGAGCTGTTCGGCGACATGTCGGTCGAAGACAACCTGCTGCTCGGCGGCTTCTACCAGTGGCGCAAGGGCAAGCGCGACCAGCGCGCGCGAATGGAAGAGGTGTTCGGCATCTTTCCGCGCCTGCGCGAGCGACGCCCGCAATTGGCCTCGACCCTTTCCGGCGGCGAACGGCAGATGCTCGCCATCGGCCGCGCGCTGATGGCGCGTCCGCGGCTCCTGATGCTCGACGAACCCTCGCTCGGCCTGGCGCCGCTGGTGGTGCGCGAGGTGCTGCGCGTGGTCTCGCAACTGCGCAGCCACGGCGTCTCGGTGCTGCTGGTGGAGCAGAACGCGCGCGCCGCCTTGCAGGTGGCGGACCGCGCCTACGTGCTCGAAATGGGCGCCGTGGCACTCGACGGCAATGCGCGCGAGCTGATGCACGACCAGCGAATCATCGATACATACCTGGGCATCGGCAAGAAGGAATGACCCCGGGGTTTCTCCCTCCCCTGCGGCGGAAGGAGCAATACCAAGACAGTGAAAGGACACCTCATGACCACCACACTCCAAAGCTACATCGCCGGCCGCTGGATCGGCCAGGAGCGCGCGCAGCCACTGCGCAGCGCCATCAACGGGCAAGGCGTGGCCAGCACGCATGCCGAGGCCATCGACTTCGCCGAGGCGCTGCAGCACGCGCGCCGCGTCGGCCTGCCGGGGCTCATGGCGCTCGACTTCCAGCAACGCGCCGAACGCCTCAAGGCGCTCGCCAAGTTCCTAGCCGCGAACAAGGAAACGCTCTACGCCATCTCGGCCCACACCGGCGCCACCCGCGCCGACAGCTGGATCGACATCGAGGGCGGCGCGGGCACGCTGAGCGCCTATGCCGGCATCGGCACCAACGAGCTGCCCTCGGGCAACCTGGTGCATGAAGGTCCGGCCTTCCCCCTCGGCAAGAAGGGCGGCTTCGCGGGCACTCACATCCTGGTGCCGCGCGGCGGCGTGGCGGTGCACATCAATGCTTTCAACTTTCCGGTCTGGGGCCTGCTCGAGAAGTTCGCGCCGAGCTTTCTTGCGGGCATGCCGTGCATCGGCAAGCCGGCCACGGCGACCAGCTATGTGACCGAAGCGCTGATGCGGCTCATCGTGCAGTCGGGCATCCTGCCCGAGGGCAGCCTGCAACTGGTGGTCGGCGGCACGGGCGACCTGCTCGACCGGCTCGAGGGCGCCGACGTGGTCACCTTCACCGGATCGGCCGACACCGCGGCCAGGCTGCGCGTGCATCCGAACCTCGTGCGCCAATCGATCCCGTTCAACGCCGAGGCCGACTCGCTCAACTGTGCGATCCTCGCGCCCGACGTGACGCCCGACGACGAGGAGTTCGACCTCTTCGTGAAGGAGGTGGCGCGCGAGATGACCATCAAGGCCGGCCAGAAGTGCACCGCCATTCGCCGCGCCATCGTGCCGCGCCAGCATCTCGATGCCGTGGCCGAGCGCCTGCGCGCGCGGCTCGCGAAGACCGTCATCGGCGATCCGTCGCGTGAAGAGGTGCGCATGGGCGCTCTCGCCTCCCACGCACAGCAAGCCGATGTGGCCGAGCGCGTCGCCACGCTGCT
The Variovorax sp. OAS795 genome window above contains:
- a CDS encoding branched-chain amino acid ABC transporter permease, which translates into the protein MDLQIALLLGQDGIVNGAVYGLMALALVLVFSVTRVIFIPQGEFVAFGALSMAVLQTGRVPATLWLLVALAAMVLVVEAWRWKRGTVVDWGSALTWCVALPALASVLVLWLKPTSMAAQALTTLVLIAPLGPLLYRLAYRPLADASVLMLLIVSVALHGVLVGLGLLFFGAEGYRTTAFSEERLDIGGIPVSGQSLVVVGITLALVIAMFFFFGRSMVGKALRATAINRVGARLSGIPTELSGDLSFALAALIGAVSGLLIAPLTTVYYDTGFLIGLKGFVAAIVGGLASYPLALAGAILVGQLEAFASFWASPFKEVLVFTLIIPVLWWRSLHSHHVEDEE
- a CDS encoding branched-chain amino acid ABC transporter ATP-binding protein/permease, with product MSAPSNPIEASALPSGKPLATPRQLTLVLVVLLALSWGFLPEFTVSVLSNIGLYALVAAGLVMLTGVGGMTSFGQAAFVGVGSYATAWICTSPAATAWLGGLFGPALLPWAGLLLGLLLTFALAWALGAVTLKLQGHYLPLCTIAWGLSLYYLFGNMDFLGGQTGITGVPPIVIAGFSLATPRALGVVIWTVLLLALWALHNLLDSREGRAIRALKGGRLMAESMGVDTARHRVKLFVLAALMAAVSGWLYAHLQRFVNPTPFNLNIGIELLFMAVVGGAGHLWGAVLGAALITLLKEKLQDVLPSLLGSSGNFEVIVFGLLMLFVLQRFAEGLWPTLARIAARWVRPHAAADDGTARPAASTVRLAHRELPAKGEVLLQATRVSKRFGGLVANNEISMTLKAGEIHALIGPNGAGKSTFFNMISGVDDPSAGEVRLADQAMTGKPSRVFAALGLGRTFQHVRLLGQRSVAENVALGAHLRARRGWLAAMLRLDRGEEAALMAEARRQIERCGLGAQADTPAASLSLGQQRVVEIARALAGQPSVLLLDEPAAGLRHLEKRALSVLLGQLRAEGLGILVVEHDMEFVMNLADRITVLEFGTVIATGTPAEVQANPRVLEAYLGGADDELLEETR
- a CDS encoding ABC transporter ATP-binding protein, whose translation is MSVPVLQLDGFSVAYRTVEAVHSVRLHVNEGEIVTVIGPNGAGKTTLLCAAMGLLPSSGSLSLHGERIARPGVETMVARGVALVPERRELFGDMSVEDNLLLGGFYQWRKGKRDQRARMEEVFGIFPRLRERRPQLASTLSGGERQMLAIGRALMARPRLLMLDEPSLGLAPLVVREVLRVVSQLRSHGVSVLLVEQNARAALQVADRAYVLEMGAVALDGNARELMHDQRIIDTYLGIGKKE
- the paaZ gene encoding phenylacetic acid degradation bifunctional protein PaaZ; translated protein: MTTTLQSYIAGRWIGQERAQPLRSAINGQGVASTHAEAIDFAEALQHARRVGLPGLMALDFQQRAERLKALAKFLAANKETLYAISAHTGATRADSWIDIEGGAGTLSAYAGIGTNELPSGNLVHEGPAFPLGKKGGFAGTHILVPRGGVAVHINAFNFPVWGLLEKFAPSFLAGMPCIGKPATATSYVTEALMRLIVQSGILPEGSLQLVVGGTGDLLDRLEGADVVTFTGSADTAARLRVHPNLVRQSIPFNAEADSLNCAILAPDVTPDDEEFDLFVKEVAREMTIKAGQKCTAIRRAIVPRQHLDAVAERLRARLAKTVIGDPSREEVRMGALASHAQQADVAERVATLLQGAELVYGERDGFSPVGDGVGEGAFFAPTLLLSRKPLDHDAAHDVEAFGPVSTLMPYDGIDEALALAARGRGSLVGTLVTRDPALAAKAIPVAAAWHGRLLVLDREAAAESTGHGSPLPQLKHGGPGRAGGGEELGGLRAVKHYLQRAAVQGSPTMLAAITGEHVRGAAVRESDVHPFRRHFEDLRIGDSLLTHRRTVGEADIVAFGGISGDYFYMHFDEVAAKESPFGKRIAHGYFVLSAAAGLFVSPAPGPVLANYGLDTLRFVKPVGIGDTIRARLTCKRKTDRNKKDASGQGQGVVAWDVEVTNQDGELVASYDILTLVSKKPTPL